CAGTTAATTTCTCGAGTGGCTTACGAGAGCGGCGCGGAAGGGATCAGATATCTTTCAAGATTCGGACATGATCTTGAAAATTGGGCCTTTTTCGAGCCGGTCGCAATTTTGTCCAAACGAACTGACGTTTTGAAAGAGGACGATCCGGATCTGGTTAAAGCCCTGGAGATTCTGAAATTGAGTCTTTAGATCAATCAGAATCTTTCAAAAACCGACAACTTTTCATGGCTCCGCTTTCCCGCTTTCATCTCAAATTTCGCTGCAAGAAGTGGTAGCATAATCCGCTTCATACCACAGTTGGGGACCACTGCTTCTGTCAGGGGGTTCAAACATTGGCTTCATCCGCGTCATGGGCCGTTTTCGCGCAGCGCAAATTGACGCTGCTTGCTTTCTCTTTGATCCTGTCAACCATCGCGCATGCCCAAAAGCCGCCCATGGTCGATGTCGGCGTGGTCCTGCCGCAGGATGTAATTACCGGCGAGACAGTTTCGGGCAGCATTGTTCTAAATCCCAATGACTACGCAAGCCTTCCCGGCTTGCACGTGGTCAACGGACAAGTTCCCGGCGTTGCAGGATCCACTCCCGCAAACCTGCTCAGCAATTACTCGCTGCAAATTGGTTCTGGCGGCGCGGCGACGACGCCCGCCGATCATTCTTTCAGTTTTACGGTCACAAATGAACTGCCAGTTCGCATCTTCCGCACCGGCGGCCGCGCCGACGAGGGCTGGAGCACAACGATCCCGCTGTCGCCGACCAGCGGCCAAAGCTTTCCGGCGCCCAAAAATTTCAGCCTTCCGCCGCTGAATCTGGCGGGAGCCATCCAGCGCATTCATGGGCCGTTCTCCGGCGACGGCAATCACACCGTCATACGCGTGAATAATCTGCCGGCCAAACTCCTGGCTGAATCGCCAAGAGGGGTCTATTGCCTTCTGCCTGCTGACCTGCCGCCCGGCCCCGCCGACTGGAGCATTCATGATGAGCAGCGCAGCGTGCGGCTGCGTAGCTGGGTCTTGGCGCTGCAGATGTCGGCGGACAAGCTCAAGCTGATGAAAGGCGAGTCTACCGCGTTCCACGTCTATGTAAAAGGCGTCGAGACAATTCCGCAGGAAGCATGGTTCGGCAGCGGCGAAGTGCCCGACTTTATCGATCCCGCCATCATTCGCAAATTTCTTCCTGACTTCAAGCCGCCTTCGCCATCGCAGCCGGGCGTTCTGGTGCTGACGCTGGAAAACATGTCCGCCGGCACGGTGGTGATGAGCGGAGGAAACAAAGTCGCGCTCACCTTTCGATATGGCCAGCCGAAGTATGAATATCATGGCGTCATCACGGCCACGCGCGCAGGCAGCTTCAACATTGATGGAACTTTGATCCCGTTCCTGCATGATCAGCCAGAACTGGTGGACAACACGGTTTCCGGCGGCAACAACAATGACAACGTCGGCAATCCTCCAGTACACACGCCTTCTCCAACGCCCACACCGATTGCAGTCACAAATGAAAAGAAGAAGAAAGAAGAAGACTGTCCGCAGCGCGGCAAAGGCTGCGTGGCCCTGGTCATCGACTTCAGCCATAATGTGACCTGGGAATTTGACATGGAGAGCCTCAGCAAAAAGCTCACCGCCGCAGGCTGCGATACCGATTACGTCGCGCCCGATCTGATGGAGATCCCGCTGCCGCAGACTTACGGCTATGAAGGCGTGGCCTCTTACACCACCAAGCCCGATCCCAAGGACCAGGACGCGGCCCGCAAACACAACGATCCGGAGTGGAAGAAAGTCCGCGATGCCGTGGCTAAGCACCAGGAAAAAGTAGCCAAGGGCGTTGAACTGGCTATTGAGATCGTGAACGGCCACGGCGGGCCAAAGACCGGCTCAGACATTCTGGCCTGTGGTGACTGGGAATGGAAAGAGTACACCGGCGACTATCTCTATCGCGCGCGCTTCCATGAAGGCAATTACCGCGCCGCCAACAAAAATGTCTGCGGGTGGTTTACCTCGGATTTCAGCTGCTACGGCGGGCTTACGCCCAAAGTGGTGGACGAACTGGAGAACCTGACGACTTCTACCTGCTCGCAGGCCTCGGCTGTGGCCTGCCCGAACCATGCCGGTTGGGAAGCCGATTCTTCCACTTCTACCGCGACCAACACCCAAACGTGCAGCAACGGCAGCATCGGCTGGCAGAAGAGTTACATTGGCGATCCGCTCGATGCGGAAATTGACCGTCGCAAGGCCGGCTCAGCCTCCAGCTATTCCGGCTTGATCGATGCACTGCGGACTAAAGCCGGCGAATCTTCCACCAGCCGCTATGCCGACCACGGATACGCCAAAGACAAGCATCCAGCGCATACGCACGGAGGTTATGATCAGCCTTAGCCTGATTTTTCCGAATGAGAAGCGGCCGATGAGAGGCTGCAATGAAAGTGGACGAATGAGAAGATAACCATGCCGATCAACCACAAAGCCGCTGTTTCACTGCTGTGCGCCACCGCGCTGTTCTTTGCAGAAATGTATGCGCAGCAGAAAAAGCTTCCGCCGGACTATGAAAAAAAACGCGAGGCCATCAGCAACTTTGAAACGGGCGTGGTTCCGCTCTTTATCTTAGGTGACCTGAATGAAGATGGAACGGTCGATCAGGAAGACGCCAAGCTGCTGCGGGCTTACGTTGGGCATCCGGGCACAGCAGGCATCTCCTGCCTGGCAGCCGCCGATCTGGATGACAACGGCTCAATCAACGCGCATGACATTGAGCTGCTGGAGCGGATTCTGAGCAGGGGCGCGGTAAAAGCGCCCGCGCTTTCTTCGCACGCGCGCCTCGGATGCGACTTCAAACACTTCTTCATCGCCGCCTTGCCCCAGGGCAGGGCAGGAAGTGCGGTGCCCATTCACTTTCTAGATCCGCGCTTCAACACGCAGAACTCAACGGCAACCATCTTCGCCGGCCCGGCCACAATCGTGAGCGAGCATGGCGCTTTCATGGTGCAGGTTGCCAAGAGCGCGCCCGCGGAGGCAATCATTACCGTTTCCATCACTCTGGCCGACAAACAAAAATATCTGTATTCGTTCAGAGTTGCTCCGTCGCCGGGATCGTAAGAAAAATCAAAGATAAATTCAATTCGCGCAAACTTGTTCGCACGCGTTCTGCTGCTGTCCATCGCAAGTAAAAAAAGCAGCGCTGCCGCCCCGCAGCTCCCGATTTTCAAGCCTCACCAGATTGCGCCTCCGCATCTCAAATAAAAGACACATTCAAAAAGGAGCAGCTATGCCTCATTACGGCATTCTTCGTGATCACAAAATGGAAGACGTTGACGATCTGCGTGGAGCGGACGTTTACGGCGTGAACGACGAGAAGCTGGGAACCATCGACGACGTGATTTTCGACCATTCCAGCGGAGACATTCGCTACATCGTGCTTAAGACCGGAGGCATGCTTTCCCGCAAGAAAGTCATGGTTCCGGCCAACCGCGTTGAACCCTATGGAAACCATGACGACAAGTTTTACGCCGAACTGGACAAAGAGCGCCTGGAGATGTTGCCTGAATTCAATGAAGACACCATGAAGGCGCAGGGCGACTGGCCCACGTATGAAAAGGACTATGAGAAGCGCTGGAACGATGGCGCCGTTATGTACAACAAGAACACTGGCCGGTTGATAACACCGCCGCCTGAAGAAGTTGTAAGTCCCGCGGTTGGCGGCAGCGCGCCCGCTTCCGGCAGAAGGCTGGATCTGAAACAGGAGAAAGTAGGCAAGGAAGATGACCTGCTCGGCGTAGCTTCCGGAGTGAACAAAACGACGCTGCGGCCAAAGAAGCCTTCTATTGGCGGAAGAGAAGACGTTGAGATGATGCGGCGCGATCGTGAACCGCGCGAAGTGATGAACCCCATGGGCGGCGAGATTGAATTTCAACGGGAAGAGCCTGGCAGCCGCCTGGAAGGTGTCCGCTCAGAAACTATCGGTGAGCCCGGCGTTTATAAAGTCGATCCGATCGTGGAAACCGAACAGGGCGCTGGTCCAACGGAACGGCTCGCTAATCTTGATCGTGGCCGACGATGGAATGAGTTCCAGCAGAATCTGCGTTCACGGCGGGACAAGATTGTAGTGGACTGCCCCGATTGCGCGTCACAGGACAAAGCGGCATAGTTTCCCATCC
The genomic region above belongs to Terriglobia bacterium and contains:
- a CDS encoding PRC-barrel domain-containing protein; protein product: MPHYGILRDHKMEDVDDLRGADVYGVNDEKLGTIDDVIFDHSSGDIRYIVLKTGGMLSRKKVMVPANRVEPYGNHDDKFYAELDKERLEMLPEFNEDTMKAQGDWPTYEKDYEKRWNDGAVMYNKNTGRLITPPPEEVVSPAVGGSAPASGRRLDLKQEKVGKEDDLLGVASGVNKTTLRPKKPSIGGREDVEMMRRDREPREVMNPMGGEIEFQREEPGSRLEGVRSETIGEPGVYKVDPIVETEQGAGPTERLANLDRGRRWNEFQQNLRSRRDKIVVDCPDCASQDKAA